GCCCGGACTGCATGCGGGAGGCGGCCGTGGGCCACCAGTGCCCGGAGTGTGTGCGGGAGGGGGCCCGGTCGGTACGGCAGGCCCGGACCGCGTTCGGCGGGCGGATCACGGGTGTCCCCCTGGTGACGTACGTCCTCATCGGCCTCAACGTGCTCGCCTACGTCGGCGAGCTGGTGCGCCCGGCGATCGTGGACCGCTTCGAGATGCTGGGCGCCGGGCTCGTGGGCCCGGACGGCGGCCATTACGTGTGGCAGGACACCTACCCCTCCGACTTCCACGCCGAGGGTGTCGTCGACGGCGAGTGGTACCGCCTGCTGACCGGTGCGTTCCTCCATCTGCCGCCCACCGAGGGCACGTTCGGGATCCTGCACATCGTGATGAACATGGTGTCGCTGTGGAACATCGGCCGCGTGGTCGAGGCCCAGCTCGGCCGCCTCCGGTACGTCGTCCTCTATCTGCTGTCCGCGCTCGGCGGCTCGGTCCTCGTCCTGCTGATCGCGCCCACCGCGCCCACGCTCGGCGCGTCCGGCGCGATCTTCGGTCTCGGCGCCGCGTACTACGTGATGGCCCGCCGGCTCGGCGCCGACATGGCCCAGGTCAACCGTTTCATGGCGGGTCTGCTGCTGTGGCTGGTGATGTCCGCGTGGCTGACGTCCTGGCAGGGCCACCTCGGTGGCCTGATCGCCGGAGCCGTCGTCACCCTCGCCTACGCGTACGCTCCCCGGGACGGCCGGCGTGCCCTGGTGCAGGCGGGAGCGTGTGCCGTACTGCTGGTGGTGCTCCTGGTGTCTGCCTGGGCCAAGGTCGCCGAACTGACGGGAGCGCAGTGAAAGGCGCCCGCCTGCTGCTCCTCGCGGCCGTCCCCGTGGTCGCCACGGCGTCGGTCTACCTCTTTGCGCCCGAGGACTCCGGCGCGGGAGGAGCGGGCCCCGACCTCTCCTCGGCCTACCGTTCACAGGCGGCCCAGGACGCCGAGGGCGCCCAGGGTGCCAAAGCCTGGGCCGAGCGGTCCGGGAGGGCAAGGAGCGCGGCGGACGAAGCGGTCGTCGCCGACCTGCCGCCGGGCCTGTCCGCCCCCGCCGAGAAGGAGCTCGCCCAGCAGCTCGTGGCCAGCGCCGAGAACTCCACCCTCGACTGGCGCAGCGCCTACGCCTACATCGAGGACATCGGCGACGGCCAGGGCTACACGGCCGGCATCATCGGCTTCTGCACCGGCACCAACGACCTGCTCACCCTCGTCGAGGGCTACACGAAGGCCCACCCCGGCAACGGTCTCGCGAAGTACCTTCCCGCGCTGCGCGCGGTCGACGGCACGGACTCCCACGAGGGCCTGGACCCGGGCTTCACGGCCGCCTGGAAGGCGGAAGCCCGGGTCCCGGCCTTCCAGAAGGCCCAGGACACAGCACGTGACCGTGTCTACTTCGACCCCGCGGTGCGTCTCGCCAAACTCGACGGCCTCGGCGCCCTCGGCCAGTTCGTGTACTACGACGCCATGGTCTTCCACGGCCCCGGCACCGACCCCACCAGCTTCTACGGCCTGCGCGAACGCGCCCTCCAGAAGTCCGACAGCCCGACCGAGGGCGGCTCGGAGAAGGCCTACCTGGGCACCTTCCTCGACCTCCGCGAGGACGCCATGCGCACCCGCGACGCGGACATCGACACCACCCGCGTGGACACCGCGCAACGGCGCTTCCTGAACGAGGGGAACCTGGACCTGAGGACACCGCTGGAGTGGCAGGTCTACGGGGAGACGTTCCGGGTGCCGTAGGAGAACATGCGACGGCGCCTGCCCTGTGGTCCGGTCGGGGACGTGGAGGCAGGCGCCGTCAGTGTTCCGTACGCCTTTGTACGGGACGTCTATTCGGGTGTGATCACACCATCAGCGAGCGGTCCGTCGGCCGGATCGGCGCGGGCAGTTCACTCGCACCGGTCAGGAAGCGGTCGCAGCCGCGGGCGGCCGAGCGGCCCTCCGCGATCGCCCACACGATGAGCGACTGGCCGCGGCCCGCGTCACCGGCGACGAAGACGCCCGGCACGTTGGTCTGGAAGTCGGCGTCGCGGGCGATGTTGCCGCGCTCGTCGAGCTCCAGGCCGAACTGCTCGACCAGGCCGTTCTCACGGTCGGTGCCGGTGAAGCCCATCGCGAGGGTGACCAGCTGGGCGGGGATCTTGCGCTCCGTGCCCGGCTTCGGGGTCAGCTTGCCGTCGATGAACTCGACCTCGGTGAGGTGCAGCCACTGGACGTTGCCGTCCTCGTCGCCCTCGAAGTGGGTCGTCGAGACGGAGTAGACCCGCTCGCCGCCCTCCTCGTGCGCGGACGTGATCTTGTAGAGCATCGGGAAGGTCGGCCACGGCTGGTGCGGGGCACGGTCCTCGCCCGGCCTCGGCATGATCTCCAGCTGGGTGACCGAGGCCGCGCCCTGGCGGTGGGCGGTGCCCACGCAGTCGGCGCCGGTGTCGCCGCCGCCGATGACGATGACGTGCTTGCCCTCGGCCGTGATGGGGGGCGCCACGTAGTCGCCCTCCTGCACCTTGTTGGCCAGCGGCAGGTACTCCATGGCCTGGTGGATGCCCTTGAGCTCGCGGCCGGGGACCGGCAGGTCACGCGCGGTCGTGGCACCGGCGGCGATGACGATCGCGTCGTAGCGCTTCTTCAGGTCGGTCGCCCTGAGGTCGCGGCCGATCTCGATGCCGGTGCGGAAGCGGGTGCCCTCTGCGCGCATCTGCTCGATACGCCGGTTGATGTGCCGCTTCTCCATCTTGAACTCGGGGATGCCGTACCGGAGAAGGCCTCCGATGCGGTCCGCGCGCTCGTAGACGGCGACGGTGTGGCCGGCCCGCGTGAGCTGCTGGGCGGCGGCGAGACCGGCGGGGCCCGACCCGATGACCGCGACGGTCTTGCCGGACAGGCGCTCCGGGGCCTGCGGCTCGACGTCACCGCTGTCCCACGCCTTGTCGATGATCGAGACCTCGACGTTCTTGATGGTCACGGCCGGCTGGTTGATGCCGAGCACACACGCCGACTCACAGGGCGCGGGGCACAGGCGACCGGTGAACTCCGGGAAGTTGTTGGTCGCGTGCAGACGCTCGGAGGCGGCGGACCAGTCCTCGCGGTAGGCGAAGTCGTTCCACTCGGGGATGAGGTTCCCGAGCGGACAGCCGTTGTGACAGAAGGGGATGCCGCAGTCCATGCAGCGGCTGGCCTGCTTGCTGATGATCGGCAGCAGGGAGCCGGGGACGTAGACCTCGTTCCAGTCCTTCAGACGTACGTCGACCGGGCGGGACTTGGCGACCTCACGGCCGTGGTTCAGGAAGCCCTTCGGGTCAGCCATTGATCGCCGCCTCCATCATCTTCTCGGTGATCTCGGACTCGGAGAGTCCCGCCTGCTCGGCGGCGTCCTTGGCGGCGAGCACTGCCTTGTACGTGCTGGGGATGATCTTGCTGAAGCGCTCGACCGCGGTGTCCCACTCGGCGAGCAGCTTCTCGGCGACCGTGGAGGCGGTCTCCTCCTGGTGGCGGCGCACCACGTCGTGCAGCCACTGCTTGTCGGCGTCGTCGAGTGCTTCCACGGCGTCCGCGTTGCCGACGTTGACGTTGTCGGGGTCGAGGTCGATCACGTAGGCGATACCGCCGGACATGCCGGCCGCGAAGTTGCGGCCGGTCTCGCCGAGGACCACCGCGTGACCGCCGGTCATGTACTCGCAGCCGTGGTCGCCCACGCCCTCCGAGACCACCAGCGCACCGGAGTTGCGGACGCAGAACCGCTCGCCCGAACGACCGCGCAGGAACAGCTCGCCACCGGTCGCGCCGTAGGCGATGGTGTTGCCCGCGATCGTCGAGAACTCGGCGAGGTGGTCGGCACCCCGGTCCGGGCGCACGATCACCCGGCCACCGGAGAGGCCCTTGCCGACGTAGTCGTTGGCGTCGCCCTCCAGGCGCAGCGTGACACCGCGCGGCAGGAAGGCGCCGAAGGACTGGCCGGCGGAGCCCGTGAAGGTGATGTCGATGGTGTCGTCGGGCAGGCCCGCGCCACCGAACTTCTTCGTCACCTCGTGGCCGAGCATGGTGCCGACCGTGCGATTGATGTTGCGGATCGCGACCTGGGCACGCACCGGCTGGGCGTCGGTGGCCGAGTCGGCGGCCAGGGCGTCGGCGGCGAGCTTGATGAGCTCGTTGTCGAGCGCCTTCTCCAGGCCGTGGTCCTGCTCGATGACCTGGTGCAGCGCGGCACCCTCGGGCAGCTCGGGCACGTAGAAGAGCGGGGACAGGTCCAGGCCCTGCGCCTTCCAGTGGTTGACGGCCCGCTCGACGTCGAGGGTCTCGGCGTGGCCGACGGCCTCCTCGATGGAACGGAAGCCCAGCTCGGCGAGGAGCTCGCGGACCTCTTCGGCGATGAACTTGAAGAAGTTCACGACGTACTCGGCCTTGCCGGTGAACCGGTCGCGGAGCACCGGGTTCTGGGTGGCGATGCCGACCGGGCAGGTGTCCAGGTGGCAGACGCGCATCATGACGCAGCCGGAGACGACGAGCGGCGCGGTCGCGAAACCGAACTCCTCGGCGCCGAGCAACGCCGCGATGACGACGTCACGGCCGGTCTTGAGCTGACCGTCGGTCTGGACGACGATCCGGTCGCGCAGGCCGTTGAGCAGCAGGGTCTGCTGGGTCTCGGCGAGACCGAGCTCCCAGGGACCGCCCGCGTGCTTCAGGGAGGTCAGCGGGGAGGCACCCGTACCACCGTCGTGGCCGGAGATGAGCACGACGTCCGCGTGCGCCTTGGACACA
This portion of the Streptomyces canus genome encodes:
- a CDS encoding chitosanase, translating into MKGARLLLLAAVPVVATASVYLFAPEDSGAGGAGPDLSSAYRSQAAQDAEGAQGAKAWAERSGRARSAADEAVVADLPPGLSAPAEKELAQQLVASAENSTLDWRSAYAYIEDIGDGQGYTAGIIGFCTGTNDLLTLVEGYTKAHPGNGLAKYLPALRAVDGTDSHEGLDPGFTAAWKAEARVPAFQKAQDTARDRVYFDPAVRLAKLDGLGALGQFVYYDAMVFHGPGTDPTSFYGLRERALQKSDSPTEGGSEKAYLGTFLDLREDAMRTRDADIDTTRVDTAQRRFLNEGNLDLRTPLEWQVYGETFRVP
- a CDS encoding glutamate synthase subunit beta → MADPKGFLNHGREVAKSRPVDVRLKDWNEVYVPGSLLPIISKQASRCMDCGIPFCHNGCPLGNLIPEWNDFAYREDWSAASERLHATNNFPEFTGRLCPAPCESACVLGINQPAVTIKNVEVSIIDKAWDSGDVEPQAPERLSGKTVAVIGSGPAGLAAAQQLTRAGHTVAVYERADRIGGLLRYGIPEFKMEKRHINRRIEQMRAEGTRFRTGIEIGRDLRATDLKKRYDAIVIAAGATTARDLPVPGRELKGIHQAMEYLPLANKVQEGDYVAPPITAEGKHVIVIGGGDTGADCVGTAHRQGAASVTQLEIMPRPGEDRAPHQPWPTFPMLYKITSAHEEGGERVYSVSTTHFEGDEDGNVQWLHLTEVEFIDGKLTPKPGTERKIPAQLVTLAMGFTGTDRENGLVEQFGLELDERGNIARDADFQTNVPGVFVAGDAGRGQSLIVWAIAEGRSAARGCDRFLTGASELPAPIRPTDRSLMV
- a CDS encoding rhomboid family intramembrane serine protease; this encodes MEPESAVTTCYRHPAVESHVRCTRCERYICPDCMREAAVGHQCPECVREGARSVRQARTAFGGRITGVPLVTYVLIGLNVLAYVGELVRPAIVDRFEMLGAGLVGPDGGHYVWQDTYPSDFHAEGVVDGEWYRLLTGAFLHLPPTEGTFGILHIVMNMVSLWNIGRVVEAQLGRLRYVVLYLLSALGGSVLVLLIAPTAPTLGASGAIFGLGAAYYVMARRLGADMAQVNRFMAGLLLWLVMSAWLTSWQGHLGGLIAGAVVTLAYAYAPRDGRRALVQAGACAVLLVVLLVSAWAKVAELTGAQ